Proteins co-encoded in one Stomoxys calcitrans chromosome 5, idStoCalc2.1, whole genome shotgun sequence genomic window:
- the LOC106090791 gene encoding uncharacterized protein LOC106090791 isoform X2 encodes MRVRTAPVRKWQRTEERALIDYLKSNIRDFEKPTAQVFYRKFIEEYRISDIEWKLVRAKVRNMRISYGKAKQWLETQGSNLLHTGENVQDMLYKMCSFYNDFDELFENPSRADISSYILDNSTSSSDFVKEEMLSDTNEDMLPAETDITRRDYLNEGISNEEEIHTTNSVESQETLRQFKKVKLDMAHLLKEEELKLLKERLEFDKAKFKQEMEIRQREIDSNERLKILELEMKERIAMSELKMKERIVLNALGGKM; translated from the exons ATGCGAGTGAGAACAGCTCCTGTACGAAAATGGCAGCGGACCGAAGAACGGGCATTGATTGATTATCTTAAGTCAAATATAAGAGACTTTGAG AAACCAACAGCtcaggttttctataggaaattcaTTGAGGAATATCGCATTAGCGATATCGAATGGAAGTTGGTAAGGGCTAAGGTAAGAAATATGAGAATATCTTATGGCAAAGCTAAGCAATGGCTGGAGACGCAAGGTTCAAATCTATTGCATACAGGAGAAAATGTACAAG ATATGTTATATAAAATGTGCTCTTTCTATAATGATTTCGATGAACTATTTGAAAATCCATCTCGTGCCGATATATCCTCTTATATATTGGATAACTCTACCAGCAGCAGCGATTTTGTTAAAGAGGAAATGTTGAGCGATACCAATGAGGATATGTTGCCAGCAGAAACAGATATTACAAGAAGAGATTACCTAAATGAAGGCATATCAAACGAGGAAGAGATCCATACAACAAATTCTGTAGAATCTCAAGAAACTCTAAGGCAATTTAAGAAAGTAAAACTggatatggcgcatttattaaagGAAGAAGAATTAAAGCTGCTAAAGGAAAGACTAGAATTTGATAAAGCAAAATTCAAGCAAGAAATGGAAATAAGGCAAAGAGAAATCGATAGCAATGAAAGACTGAAGATTTTAGAATTGGAGATGAAGGAAAGAATAGCAATGAGCGAGTTAAAGATGAAGGAGAGAATAGTTCTCAATGCTTTGGgaggaaaaatgtaa
- the LOC106090790 gene encoding methyltransferase-like protein 25B isoform X1, with protein sequence MTLPTGFDSNFDYFKQTVEFLSQYSWIYQEANTCFVKANILEKMPMEFQEYFQNISLEDLNQFPQVQQPMANQNLPFSIKEFRQQLSALIPAEAFLEPFSWEKSKDIKMENFKKMNLKKRHEIQRLASLIQKQLKELPKCVLIDFGCGLGYLSEMLYKLNENFLIVGLESDTYRVETAQQRLKSYLPKAQHSIRYFEEYITERSKDFIIKCVEELLPNSNEQKVDEVPKTEAHMAIIGLHACADLTITSIKLFLAMPYVRQLIIMPCCYHKMELCPKTLQFTNFPLSRCLKELVAKDKNYVNFLNRPFLRLACQQTLKRWQKCSRDEHTLHGREMFLRALADALANKDSQVVIKSKQKFEMPSSLKECDFDRFSRLYHLQSNVDAAAVRVEWSDEQRKEFHTILQRYPNGDMLAEGLTCLQTSMQKLCENIVLYDRLCYMQETALLLNIKLNVRYEKLMDEELSPRCYALIAEKT encoded by the exons ATGACCCTGCCAACTGGTTTTGATTCAAATTTCGATTATTTTAAGCAAACAGTCGAATTTCTTAGCCAGTATTCATGGATCTATCAGGAGGCAAATACATGTTTTGTAAAagcaaatattttggaaaagatGCCAATGGAATTTCAAGAATATTTCCAAAATATCTCATTGGAGGATCTGAATCAGTTTCCCCAAGTTCAACAACCTATGGCCAATCAAAACCTACCATTCTCCATAAAAGAATTTCGTCAACAGTTAAGTGCTTTAATACCCGCTGAAGCTTTTTTAGAACCATTTTCATGGGAAAAGTCAAAAGacataaaaatggaaaatttcaagaaaatgaatttaaaaaaacgCCATGAAATTCAAAGACTGGCCAGTCTGatacaaaaacaattaaaggaATTGCCAAAGTGTGTGCTCATAGACTTTGGTTGTGGTTTGGGCTATCTGAGTGAAATGCTGTATAaacttaatgaaaattttttaattgtgggTTTAGAATCCGATACATATCGAGTGGAAACAGCCCAGCAGCGTTTAAAGTCCTACCTGCCAAAAGCTCAACATTCCATACGTTATTTTGAGGAATATATAACAGAGAGATCAAAAGATTTTATTATCAAATGTGTCGAAGAGTTGCTGCCAAACAGTAATGAACAGAAAGTTGATGAAGTTCCCAAGACTGAAGCCCACATGGCCATAATTGGTTTACATGCATGTGCTGATCTAACTATTACTTCCATCAAACTATTCCTAGCAATGCCTTATGTAAGGCAGCTGATAATAATGCCTTGCTGCTATCATAAAATGGAATTATGTCCAAAGACTTTACAATTCACCAACTTTCCCCTGAGTCGTTGTTTGAAAGAGTTGGTGGCAAAAGACAAAAATTATGTCAACTTTTTAAATCGTCCATTTTTACGCTTGGCCTGCCAACAAACCCTTAAGAGATGGCAAAAATGCTCAAGGGATGAGCATACGCTACATGGTCGAGAAATGTTCCTAAGAGCCTTAGCAGATGCTTTGGCAAATAAAGATTCCCAAGTTGTTATTAAATCTAAGCAGAAATTCGAAATGCCGTCATCCCTTAAAGAATGTGATTTCGATAGATTTAGCCGTTTGTATCATTTACAATCGAATGTGGATGCTGCTGCGGTCAGAGTGGAATGGTCAGACGAGCAACGAAAAGAATTTCACACAATATTGCAACGTTATCCAAATGGAGATATGCTGGCTGAAGGTTTAACATGCTTACAAACATCAATGCAG aAATTATGTGAGAATATTGTTCTATATGATCGTTTGTGTTATATGCAAGAGACTGCCTtgcttttaaatataaaattaaatgtacGCTATGAAAAGCTGATGGATGAAGAATTGTCACCACGTTGCTATGCATTAATAGCAGAAAAAACGTAG
- the LOC106090790 gene encoding methyltransferase-like protein 25B isoform X2, whose product MPMEFQEYFQNISLEDLNQFPQVQQPMANQNLPFSIKEFRQQLSALIPAEAFLEPFSWEKSKDIKMENFKKMNLKKRHEIQRLASLIQKQLKELPKCVLIDFGCGLGYLSEMLYKLNENFLIVGLESDTYRVETAQQRLKSYLPKAQHSIRYFEEYITERSKDFIIKCVEELLPNSNEQKVDEVPKTEAHMAIIGLHACADLTITSIKLFLAMPYVRQLIIMPCCYHKMELCPKTLQFTNFPLSRCLKELVAKDKNYVNFLNRPFLRLACQQTLKRWQKCSRDEHTLHGREMFLRALADALANKDSQVVIKSKQKFEMPSSLKECDFDRFSRLYHLQSNVDAAAVRVEWSDEQRKEFHTILQRYPNGDMLAEGLTCLQTSMQKLCENIVLYDRLCYMQETALLLNIKLNVRYEKLMDEELSPRCYALIAEKT is encoded by the exons atGCCAATGGAATTTCAAGAATATTTCCAAAATATCTCATTGGAGGATCTGAATCAGTTTCCCCAAGTTCAACAACCTATGGCCAATCAAAACCTACCATTCTCCATAAAAGAATTTCGTCAACAGTTAAGTGCTTTAATACCCGCTGAAGCTTTTTTAGAACCATTTTCATGGGAAAAGTCAAAAGacataaaaatggaaaatttcaagaaaatgaatttaaaaaaacgCCATGAAATTCAAAGACTGGCCAGTCTGatacaaaaacaattaaaggaATTGCCAAAGTGTGTGCTCATAGACTTTGGTTGTGGTTTGGGCTATCTGAGTGAAATGCTGTATAaacttaatgaaaattttttaattgtgggTTTAGAATCCGATACATATCGAGTGGAAACAGCCCAGCAGCGTTTAAAGTCCTACCTGCCAAAAGCTCAACATTCCATACGTTATTTTGAGGAATATATAACAGAGAGATCAAAAGATTTTATTATCAAATGTGTCGAAGAGTTGCTGCCAAACAGTAATGAACAGAAAGTTGATGAAGTTCCCAAGACTGAAGCCCACATGGCCATAATTGGTTTACATGCATGTGCTGATCTAACTATTACTTCCATCAAACTATTCCTAGCAATGCCTTATGTAAGGCAGCTGATAATAATGCCTTGCTGCTATCATAAAATGGAATTATGTCCAAAGACTTTACAATTCACCAACTTTCCCCTGAGTCGTTGTTTGAAAGAGTTGGTGGCAAAAGACAAAAATTATGTCAACTTTTTAAATCGTCCATTTTTACGCTTGGCCTGCCAACAAACCCTTAAGAGATGGCAAAAATGCTCAAGGGATGAGCATACGCTACATGGTCGAGAAATGTTCCTAAGAGCCTTAGCAGATGCTTTGGCAAATAAAGATTCCCAAGTTGTTATTAAATCTAAGCAGAAATTCGAAATGCCGTCATCCCTTAAAGAATGTGATTTCGATAGATTTAGCCGTTTGTATCATTTACAATCGAATGTGGATGCTGCTGCGGTCAGAGTGGAATGGTCAGACGAGCAACGAAAAGAATTTCACACAATATTGCAACGTTATCCAAATGGAGATATGCTGGCTGAAGGTTTAACATGCTTACAAACATCAATGCAG aAATTATGTGAGAATATTGTTCTATATGATCGTTTGTGTTATATGCAAGAGACTGCCTtgcttttaaatataaaattaaatgtacGCTATGAAAAGCTGATGGATGAAGAATTGTCACCACGTTGCTATGCATTAATAGCAGAAAAAACGTAG
- the LOC106090791 gene encoding uncharacterized protein LOC106090791 isoform X1, translating into MTERRPMRVRTAPVRKWQRTEERALIDYLKSNIRDFEKPTAQVFYRKFIEEYRISDIEWKLVRAKVRNMRISYGKAKQWLETQGSNLLHTGENVQDMLYKMCSFYNDFDELFENPSRADISSYILDNSTSSSDFVKEEMLSDTNEDMLPAETDITRRDYLNEGISNEEEIHTTNSVESQETLRQFKKVKLDMAHLLKEEELKLLKERLEFDKAKFKQEMEIRQREIDSNERLKILELEMKERIAMSELKMKERIVLNALGGKM; encoded by the exons atg acTGAGAGAAGGCCTATGCGAGTGAGAACAGCTCCTGTACGAAAATGGCAGCGGACCGAAGAACGGGCATTGATTGATTATCTTAAGTCAAATATAAGAGACTTTGAG AAACCAACAGCtcaggttttctataggaaattcaTTGAGGAATATCGCATTAGCGATATCGAATGGAAGTTGGTAAGGGCTAAGGTAAGAAATATGAGAATATCTTATGGCAAAGCTAAGCAATGGCTGGAGACGCAAGGTTCAAATCTATTGCATACAGGAGAAAATGTACAAG ATATGTTATATAAAATGTGCTCTTTCTATAATGATTTCGATGAACTATTTGAAAATCCATCTCGTGCCGATATATCCTCTTATATATTGGATAACTCTACCAGCAGCAGCGATTTTGTTAAAGAGGAAATGTTGAGCGATACCAATGAGGATATGTTGCCAGCAGAAACAGATATTACAAGAAGAGATTACCTAAATGAAGGCATATCAAACGAGGAAGAGATCCATACAACAAATTCTGTAGAATCTCAAGAAACTCTAAGGCAATTTAAGAAAGTAAAACTggatatggcgcatttattaaagGAAGAAGAATTAAAGCTGCTAAAGGAAAGACTAGAATTTGATAAAGCAAAATTCAAGCAAGAAATGGAAATAAGGCAAAGAGAAATCGATAGCAATGAAAGACTGAAGATTTTAGAATTGGAGATGAAGGAAAGAATAGCAATGAGCGAGTTAAAGATGAAGGAGAGAATAGTTCTCAATGCTTTGGgaggaaaaatgtaa